The proteins below are encoded in one region of Caulobacter henricii:
- a CDS encoding TrmH family RNA methyltransferase, translating into MNAKTVTSLSNNTVKAVRALHMRKEREESGLFLAEGLKIVIEAIDCGHAPKIIMYGRDAADHPMLQKASQACLKAGGEVIEVNREILEKVSRRDNPQAVVGVFKQVFTPLDAIVPQSAPCWVAMQAVRDPGNLGTVIRTADAAGCGGVILVGDCVDPYSVEGVRATMGSIFAVKIAKATIQEFLAWRETWPGSVVGTLLTATVDHKSADYVKPSLILMGNEQQGLPPELAAACDVNVKIPMRGRADSLNLSVATGIMIYTVAG; encoded by the coding sequence ATGAACGCCAAGACCGTCACCTCCCTCTCCAACAACACCGTCAAGGCCGTCCGCGCCCTGCACATGCGCAAGGAGCGCGAGGAGAGCGGCCTGTTCCTGGCCGAGGGACTGAAGATCGTCATTGAGGCGATCGACTGTGGTCACGCGCCCAAGATCATCATGTACGGCCGCGACGCCGCCGATCATCCGATGCTGCAGAAGGCCTCGCAGGCCTGCCTGAAGGCTGGCGGCGAAGTCATTGAGGTCAATCGGGAAATCCTCGAAAAAGTGTCGCGTCGCGACAACCCCCAGGCCGTGGTCGGGGTGTTCAAGCAAGTGTTCACGCCGCTGGACGCCATCGTTCCGCAAAGCGCGCCCTGCTGGGTGGCCATGCAGGCCGTCCGCGACCCCGGCAACCTTGGGACTGTCATCCGCACAGCCGACGCGGCCGGCTGCGGTGGCGTGATTCTGGTCGGCGACTGCGTCGATCCCTATTCAGTCGAGGGCGTCCGCGCGACCATGGGCTCGATCTTCGCGGTCAAGATTGCCAAGGCCACGATCCAGGAATTCCTGGCCTGGCGCGAGACGTGGCCCGGCTCGGTGGTCGGCACCCTGCTGACGGCCACGGTCGACCACAAGAGCGCAGACTATGTGAAGCCGTCGCTGATCCTGATGGGCAATGAGCAGCAGGGCCTGCCGCCAGAACTGGCGGCCGCGTGCGACGTCAACGTCAAGATCCCGATGCGGGGTCGGGCTGACAGCCTGAACCTCTCGGTGGCGACGGGGATCATGATCTATACTGTGGCGGGGTAA
- a CDS encoding ABC transporter substrate-binding protein yields MKIVRLFGAFAAAIMVAHSTAAAAPRVMSLDSCADQYVLAIAPRDSIVGLSYRATAQDSYMRGHAAGLPLRRATVENLVAARPQIVVRHWGGDARLIAALERRGVRTVRIDDAADFPAVRVNIRRVANALNREAAGEALIGRMDQQLDAATAAWKGKRALYLTPGGYTAGPGTLIDAILKASGLSNAVSRPFFSPAPLESLVLAPPRAVVLGFFDLTRAGSDRWGAGRHAALKRVTTDRTIASLPAAEVGCPAWFAADAVTQLAKARTAP; encoded by the coding sequence GTGAAGATCGTCCGGCTGTTCGGTGCCTTCGCTGCGGCGATTATGGTCGCCCATTCGACTGCGGCAGCTGCTCCGCGCGTCATGTCGCTGGACTCCTGTGCCGATCAGTACGTGCTCGCGATCGCGCCGCGCGACTCTATTGTTGGCCTGTCGTATCGAGCGACGGCCCAGGATTCTTACATGCGCGGCCATGCTGCGGGCCTGCCGCTTCGGAGGGCGACGGTAGAAAACCTCGTCGCGGCACGCCCTCAGATTGTCGTGCGCCACTGGGGTGGCGACGCGCGCTTAATCGCAGCCCTGGAACGACGTGGCGTTCGGACGGTCCGGATTGATGATGCCGCTGATTTTCCGGCCGTACGCGTCAACATCCGGCGAGTGGCGAACGCTCTGAACCGCGAGGCGGCCGGCGAGGCGCTGATTGGCCGGATGGATCAACAACTCGATGCCGCTACAGCCGCATGGAAGGGCAAGCGAGCGCTCTACCTGACCCCGGGCGGCTATACGGCCGGTCCCGGGACCCTGATTGACGCGATACTCAAGGCTTCAGGCCTGTCCAATGCAGTCAGCCGGCCCTTTTTCAGCCCTGCGCCGCTTGAGAGCCTGGTGCTCGCACCGCCCCGGGCGGTGGTGCTCGGCTTTTTTGATCTGACCCGCGCCGGATCTGACCGCTGGGGCGCTGGACGGCACGCGGCGCTCAAGCGTGTCACCACTGATCGCACGATCGCTTCCCTGCCGGCTGCTGAGGTGGGGTGTCCGGCCTGGTTCGCGGCAGATGCCGTGACGCAACTGGCCAAGGCGCGGACCGCGCCATGA
- a CDS encoding class I SAM-dependent methyltransferase encodes MSPTIASAPIVMRTTGWSDYALLDSGHGKKLERYGRYTVVRPEPQCFWSPRLPAKAWEDADAVFDPSDEDEAGRWRFKGQPIEKFPLGWGEARFHGQFTPFRHLAFFPEQAANWAWQDERVRAFAKASGRPPKILNLFGYTGVASLVCAAAGAAVTHVDASKKSVGFARENAAFADLADKPIRWIVEDARKFVAREVRRGNVYDGIILDPPKFGRGADGEVWRLFEDLTELTANCAQLLSDDAAFLLMNAYAARVSGAAMSGLLAQVLDGRDGVIDWGELSLVEERGDRQIGLSFFARWSSQG; translated from the coding sequence ATGAGCCCGACGATCGCCTCCGCCCCCATTGTGATGCGCACCACCGGATGGAGCGACTACGCCCTGCTGGACAGCGGCCATGGCAAGAAGCTGGAGCGCTATGGCCGTTACACGGTCGTGCGCCCCGAGCCGCAATGCTTCTGGTCGCCGCGCCTGCCCGCCAAAGCCTGGGAAGACGCCGATGCCGTGTTTGACCCTTCCGACGAGGACGAGGCCGGCCGCTGGCGCTTCAAGGGCCAACCGATCGAGAAGTTTCCCCTGGGCTGGGGTGAGGCCAGATTCCACGGCCAGTTCACGCCCTTCCGCCATCTGGCCTTTTTCCCTGAGCAGGCCGCCAACTGGGCCTGGCAGGACGAGCGCGTTCGCGCTTTCGCCAAGGCTTCAGGACGCCCGCCCAAGATCCTGAATCTGTTCGGTTATACGGGCGTAGCTTCGCTGGTCTGCGCCGCCGCCGGCGCGGCTGTGACCCATGTCGATGCCTCGAAGAAGTCGGTCGGCTTTGCCCGTGAGAACGCTGCCTTCGCGGACCTCGCAGACAAACCGATCCGCTGGATCGTCGAGGACGCGCGCAAGTTCGTGGCCCGCGAGGTGCGGCGCGGCAATGTCTATGACGGCATCATCCTTGACCCGCCCAAGTTCGGACGCGGCGCCGACGGAGAGGTCTGGCGCCTGTTCGAGGACCTGACGGAACTTACCGCCAACTGCGCCCAGCTGCTCAGTGACGATGCCGCGTTCCTGCTGATGAATGCCTATGCCGCCCGCGTCTCGGGCGCGGCGATGTCGGGCCTGCTGGCTCAGGTCCTGGACGGCCGCGATGGCGTCATCGACTGGGGCGAGCTATCGCTGGTCGAGGAAAGGGGTGACCGACAGATCGGTCTCTCGTTCTTCGCTCGCTGGTCTTCGCAAGGGTGA
- a CDS encoding FecCD family ABC transporter permease, translated as MSGLVRGRCRDATGQGADRAMSVMRLCLAMLGLLALAVVGGVLFGETSLAWDQYRQAMLHPLSPPGEVLWTIRAPRVAMAALVGAALGLAGATMQGLLRNPLADPGVLGVSALSGLGAALAIAAGLAVIPGAIELAALLGALAAGGAVVGLATRLREPDALILLGVAISAFGGALTALVFNLSPSPVAIAEVLAWLMGSVENRDWSDNARTLVPMVVGAALCLKAGQGLRMLTLGEEVAAMSGLPMVRLRVYALAGASLLTGAAVAGAGVIGFVGLAAPHMVRALVKDDPRLLLWPSALAGALLLVLADLVARIVPTEQELKLGVVTALFGAPAFALLAWRASRSWRA; from the coding sequence GTGTCCGGCCTGGTTCGCGGCAGATGCCGTGACGCAACTGGCCAAGGCGCGGACCGCGCCATGAGTGTGATGCGTCTTTGTCTGGCTATGCTGGGCCTGCTGGCCCTGGCCGTTGTCGGTGGGGTTCTGTTTGGTGAAACATCACTGGCTTGGGACCAATACCGCCAAGCTATGCTTCACCCCCTGTCACCGCCAGGTGAGGTTTTGTGGACGATCCGCGCGCCGCGCGTGGCGATGGCGGCCCTGGTCGGCGCGGCCCTCGGCCTGGCAGGAGCCACAATGCAGGGCTTGCTTCGCAACCCCCTGGCGGATCCGGGCGTCCTGGGCGTATCGGCCCTGTCGGGTTTGGGGGCTGCCCTGGCGATCGCTGCGGGTCTGGCTGTCATTCCTGGTGCGATTGAGCTGGCGGCCCTGCTGGGTGCCCTTGCGGCCGGTGGTGCCGTCGTTGGCCTCGCGACCCGCCTCCGCGAACCGGATGCCCTGATCCTGCTGGGTGTGGCCATTTCGGCCTTCGGCGGAGCCCTGACCGCTCTCGTCTTCAATCTGTCTCCGTCGCCAGTGGCGATCGCCGAGGTGCTGGCCTGGCTGATGGGGTCGGTCGAAAATCGCGACTGGTCAGACAATGCAAGGACCCTGGTCCCGATGGTTGTCGGTGCCGCGCTCTGTCTGAAGGCAGGGCAGGGCCTTCGCATGCTCACCCTGGGTGAGGAAGTCGCCGCCATGTCCGGTCTGCCGATGGTCCGCCTTCGGGTCTATGCCCTGGCCGGAGCATCCCTCTTGACCGGTGCTGCCGTAGCGGGTGCGGGCGTCATCGGCTTTGTCGGTCTTGCAGCGCCCCACATGGTTCGGGCGCTGGTCAAGGACGATCCACGTCTGCTTCTGTGGCCATCGGCCCTGGCTGGCGCTCTGTTGTTGGTTCTCGCCGATCTCGTTGCGCGTATCGTGCCGACGGAGCAGGAGCTGAAGCTCGGCGTCGTCACAGCCCTGTTTGGCGCGCCTGCCTTTGCCTTACTGGCCTGGCGGGCGTCCCGGAGCTGGCGGGCATGA
- a CDS encoding TetR/AcrR family transcriptional regulator, whose product MTLVLKNPHKSARKPKGDGHLRRGEILAAAEKIFIAEGYAGATIRKIADAVGVSSTALYMHFRDKDQILLEISDGAIERLLNLNTDIGGRQIDPVSRVRLMLEAYMRFALENPNTYELVFCGSGASISVEKQAGTLELGDRCFEKFSEPFREIAAAGRLRSGTAQSAAEVLWAGCHGLVSLLITKPNRTWSSSEDLMGVMLDGLLNGLVTD is encoded by the coding sequence GTGACGCTGGTTTTGAAGAATCCGCACAAGTCCGCTCGAAAGCCGAAAGGTGACGGGCACTTGCGTCGTGGCGAGATCCTGGCGGCCGCGGAAAAAATCTTTATCGCCGAAGGCTATGCCGGTGCGACCATTCGCAAGATCGCCGATGCCGTAGGGGTGTCCTCAACCGCCCTCTACATGCACTTCCGCGACAAGGACCAGATCCTGCTCGAGATCAGCGATGGTGCGATCGAACGGCTTTTGAACCTCAACACGGATATCGGTGGGCGTCAGATCGATCCCGTCTCGCGGGTGAGGCTGATGCTTGAAGCCTATATGCGCTTTGCGCTTGAGAACCCGAATACCTACGAACTGGTCTTCTGCGGTTCCGGGGCCAGTATCTCGGTCGAAAAACAGGCTGGGACCCTTGAACTTGGCGATCGGTGCTTCGAGAAGTTCAGCGAGCCCTTCCGGGAGATCGCGGCGGCCGGGCGGCTGCGTTCAGGCACGGCCCAGAGCGCAGCTGAGGTGCTTTGGGCGGGGTGCCACGGGCTGGTGTCACTCCTCATAACCAAGCCGAACCGGACCTGGTCGTCGTCAGAGGACCTGATGGGCGTCATGCTGGATGGTCTGTTGAACGGCCTCGTCACGGACTGA
- a CDS encoding ABC transporter ATP-binding protein: protein MTAAWTLASLKAAQGGQSVLDGASLIVQPGEVVGIVGPNGAGKTSLLRAGLGLLKRSAGEVWMGQHRLENLSAARLAASVGYLPQDRRVTWNLIAEQVASLGAVDLPDEKALITARDCLARVGVAGLAKRGVLDMSGGERARVLLARLLATRAPLLVADEPIAGLDPDAQLLTLELLRSEAAAGAGVAVTLHDLSLAARFCDRLTVIDAGRVVAEGKPSEALSPEILARVFRLEGEVIATAAGPVLAARRL, encoded by the coding sequence ATGACCGCCGCCTGGACCTTGGCGAGCCTGAAGGCCGCGCAAGGCGGCCAGTCCGTGCTCGACGGCGCCAGCCTCATTGTCCAGCCAGGCGAAGTGGTCGGCATTGTGGGACCCAATGGTGCGGGCAAGACCAGCCTGCTTCGTGCAGGGCTGGGCCTTCTGAAACGGTCCGCGGGCGAAGTCTGGATGGGGCAGCACCGCCTCGAGAACCTGAGCGCCGCAAGGCTTGCGGCAAGCGTCGGCTATTTGCCCCAGGATCGGCGGGTCACCTGGAACCTCATTGCCGAACAGGTCGCCAGTCTGGGCGCAGTCGATCTGCCAGACGAGAAGGCCCTCATCACAGCGCGCGATTGCCTCGCCCGCGTCGGTGTCGCCGGCCTTGCGAAACGCGGCGTTCTTGACATGTCGGGTGGAGAGCGGGCCCGGGTATTGCTGGCTCGCTTGCTGGCGACACGGGCACCGCTGCTGGTGGCCGATGAGCCCATTGCCGGCCTGGATCCGGATGCCCAGCTTCTGACCCTGGAACTGTTGCGGTCCGAAGCTGCCGCCGGTGCTGGCGTGGCGGTGACGCTGCACGATCTCAGCCTGGCGGCGCGTTTCTGTGACCGCCTGACCGTCATTGACGCTGGTCGCGTCGTCGCTGAAGGCAAACCCTCCGAGGCTCTTTCGCCTGAAATCCTTGCAAGGGTGTTCAGGCTGGAGGGGGAGGTGATCGCGACGGCGGCCGGCCCGGTTTTGGCGGCGCGACGCCTCTAG
- a CDS encoding glycosyltransferase, which produces MARETWGVASADVRLSATAMTECTGPSDQDWDDGAHVTFGKLQWFAMGVIMAGALLISLYSPSLLVLGLYGLFYAVFVAGNCVRLAAILTPRRKHHCPALCDADLPDYTLIVPLYREAEVAQELVGNLSRLNYPRDRLQVLIVLEADDQATRSAFLALDLPSFIQVVIAPPGHPRTKPRACNFALSQARGSLVVIYDAEDAPDPQQLREAAARFAAEAPDLACLQAPLRIEKLGYLAFIPEQFQLEYAALFEVLLPAYARWGLPFPLGGTSNHFRMSALRAVGGWDPYNVTEDADIGFRLAAAGFRLDTIEHPTFETAPTSLEQWGPQRARWIKGHLQTLAVHVRGKTRQRPRALLALFLTLALPITASNLHAPAMLIAGLGLITDWMADGEPSVTLADLTLYMFGWTVSAVCAAVGLRRMGEKPRYLPLFGMVGYWMMWAVASPRAVWQFFVAPHHWDKTSHTPRTGRPSP; this is translated from the coding sequence ATGGCGCGTGAGACCTGGGGTGTGGCTTCTGCCGACGTTCGGCTGTCGGCGACGGCTATGACGGAGTGCACTGGCCCGTCCGATCAGGACTGGGATGACGGCGCTCACGTCACATTCGGCAAACTGCAGTGGTTTGCTATGGGCGTGATCATGGCCGGGGCCCTGCTGATCAGCCTGTACTCGCCCTCACTTCTGGTCCTTGGCCTGTATGGCCTTTTCTATGCGGTCTTTGTCGCGGGCAACTGCGTCAGGCTGGCTGCAATTCTGACTCCACGCCGCAAACACCACTGCCCCGCGCTCTGCGACGCGGATCTGCCGGACTACACCTTGATTGTGCCGCTCTATCGCGAAGCTGAGGTGGCCCAGGAATTGGTCGGCAATCTCTCCCGCCTCAACTATCCCCGTGACCGTCTGCAGGTCCTGATCGTTCTGGAAGCGGATGATCAGGCCACACGCAGTGCCTTTCTCGCCTTGGACCTGCCGTCCTTCATCCAGGTGGTGATAGCGCCGCCTGGCCACCCCCGCACCAAGCCTCGGGCCTGCAACTTCGCGCTCTCGCAAGCCAGGGGCTCCCTGGTGGTGATCTATGACGCTGAGGACGCGCCGGATCCGCAACAGCTACGGGAAGCCGCAGCGCGATTCGCGGCTGAAGCGCCGGACCTGGCCTGTCTCCAGGCCCCGCTCCGGATTGAAAAACTTGGCTATCTCGCCTTCATCCCCGAGCAGTTCCAGCTTGAATATGCTGCGCTTTTCGAGGTCCTGCTTCCCGCCTATGCGCGCTGGGGCCTGCCCTTCCCCCTGGGCGGCACAAGCAATCACTTCAGGATGTCGGCACTGCGGGCCGTGGGAGGCTGGGATCCCTACAATGTGACCGAAGACGCCGATATCGGCTTTCGGCTCGCGGCGGCCGGATTTCGACTGGACACGATCGAACACCCAACCTTCGAGACCGCGCCGACCTCACTGGAGCAGTGGGGTCCGCAAAGAGCGCGCTGGATCAAGGGACATCTGCAGACCCTTGCCGTCCATGTCCGCGGCAAGACCCGACAGCGGCCACGCGCCCTGCTCGCCCTGTTCCTGACCCTTGCCTTGCCGATCACCGCTTCGAACCTGCATGCACCCGCCATGCTGATCGCGGGCCTTGGCCTGATCACTGACTGGATGGCCGACGGCGAACCGTCCGTGACCCTCGCAGACCTGACGCTTTACATGTTCGGATGGACGGTCTCGGCGGTCTGTGCTGCGGTCGGTTTGAGGCGTATGGGCGAAAAGCCTCGCTACCTGCCCCTGTTTGGGATGGTCGGTTACTGGATGATGTGGGCCGTGGCTTCGCCCCGAGCGGTTTGGCAATTCTTCGTTGCGCCCCATCACTGGGATAAGACCTCGCACACGCCGCGCACTGGACGGCCATCACCCTGA